The following nucleotide sequence is from Saccharothrix texasensis.
CTTCGTCTCCGACAGCGGCGCGCCGGGCGTGCCCGCCACGCGGATCTCCACCACCGTGCCCTCGCTGGGCGACGTGATCGTCACCGACGACAGCTTCACCGGCTCGGCGAAGCCCGCCATCAGGCCGATGCCCGGCTTCAGCGCCGGGAACGGCTCGAAGTAGTTCTCCGTCTGCCACACCGTGGTCGGGTCCTTGTCGACCGCGCGGTTGGCCCGGGTGGCGTTGTCGGGCTGGTTGGTGACGTCGTACACGCCGACGGACGCGGGCTGCACGGGACCGGCCGGTGTCGCGGGCGGCGCGGGCTGGCCGCTCTGCCCCGGCGTGGTGGACTGGCCGATCACCACCGTCGGCCCGCCGCCGCCGGTCGGCTCGTCGCTGAAGAAGCTCACGATCTGCACGCCGAGCCAGACGATCACGGCCAGCGTCGCGACCGCGAGCACGGCCACGCTGATCATCAGCTTCCGCTTGCGGTCCTTGTCGCGGACCGGGCGCTGCGTGGTCCACACCGCGCCGTCGTCCGCCGCGTCGCCCGGCACCGGCTGGATCAGCGCGGTCTGCGCCTCCGACTGGGCGATCTGGTCGAGCACCTGCAGGATCGCCGCGCTGGTCCGGATGCCGCCGACGCTGGTGTCCTCCAGGCTGCGCACGGCGACCGACGACAGCTCGTGCGGCACGTACGGGTGCAGCGCGCTCGGCGCGAGCACGGAGCCGTCCGGGCCCGTCGGCGCGGCGGGCACGCCGTCCGGCCCGTTCGGCAGCGCCCACTTGCCGGTGAGCAGCAGGTACAGGATCGCGCCCAGGCCCTTGACGTCGTCACGGGCGATGGCGTCCGGCCGCGGCCCGGGGAACGCGAGCCGCAGCCTGCCGTCCGCCGTCACCCGGATGCGCTGCGGGTGGTCCGCGCCGAGCACGAGGCCGGCGTGGTGCGCGCCCTCGATCGCCGCGCCCAGCGGCTCCAGCAGCCGCGTCGCGGCGCCCGCCGGCAGCGGGCCCTCGGCGACCAGGTCCAGCAGGTCGGTGCCCTGGGTCCACTCGGCGACGATCACGCCGAGGATGCCCTCGTCCAGCCTGATCCCGGCGCCCGGCGTCAACACGTCGATCACCCGGGAAACGCCCGGGTGGGTGAAGCTGGCGGCGTGCATCGCGCGTTCGGCGGTCCGCTTGGCCCGCGCCGCGGCGGCGTGGTCGGCCGGGTCGCCCACCAGGACGGTCAGCGCCACGTCCCGGTTGAGCTGCCCGTCCCTGGCCCGCCACAGGTGCGCGTCGCACCGCCGGTCCACACCGGACCGGGTCAGGAGCCGGTACCGGCCGTCGCCGATCACCCCGCCGGGCACCAGCGAGGTGTTCTGCATCGGACCGCTGCTCACGGGGCCGAGGGTACGTGACCGCGTGGCGTCACAGGTGTCATCGGCGACCCACCAAACGACTGATCTTGCCGAGCGCGGGCTTCACCTCGGGTACTCGGAACAGGGCGAGCAGCAGGAAGCTCAGCGGCAACCCGACGATCGTCTGGATCACCACTTCGACCCAGGCACCCGCCACGCGGGACTCGATTCCCAGCACTCGGACGGCGAGCCACGCGAGCCCGGTCGCCGCGCCGAACGCGATGGCGGACGCCACGACCGTGAGGCAGATCGTCCACGCCGTGTAACCGGTGCGCAGCCGGCCGAGCCGCAGCCGCAGCCACAGCTGCCCGACCAGGGCGCCGACCACGAAGCTCAGCGACATCGCGATCGACACGCCGACCGCCAGCTTGTCCGGCGGCGAGATCGCCAGGAACCCGTACAGCAGCGCGATGCGCGCCACCACGATGATCCCCTGGATGATCGTCGGCGTCCGGGCGTCCTTCAACGCGTAGAACACCCGCAGCTGCAACAACGTGATCGCGTAGGGCACCAGGCCGAACGCGGACAGCGCGAGCGCCGTGCCGATCGACTCGCCGCCGTCGACGCCGGACCTGCCGTGCGCGAACAGCGCCAGGCCGATCGACACGCCGGACACCGTCATCAGCGCGCTGAACGGCATCAGCAGGATCGACGACATCCGGTTGCCGAACGCCAGGTCGCCGACCAGAGCGTCGGTGTCGTGCGCCGCCGCCGCGCGGCTCATCTTCGGCATCAGCGCCGTCAGCAGCGACACGCCGAGCACCCCGTAGGGCACCTGGGCGATCAGCCACTGCATGTTGTAGACCGTGATGGCGCCGTCGTAGTGCGTGGCGACCTTCGTCAGCACGACCATGCTGGCGAAGCCGAGCGCCACGTACAGCAGCACCCAGAACGCGAGCCCGCCGAACTCCGACAGCCGCCGGTCCCAGCCCCACCGCCAGCGGAAGCGGAACCCGGTCCGGCGCAGCGCCGGCACCAGCACCGACGCCTGCAGCGCCACGCCGAGCATCGTGCCGAGGCCGAGGACCAGCAGCTTCGGCTCGCCCATCCGCACCGGGTCGAGGGAGATCTCGCCCGGCATCAGCCAGTAGACGCCCAGCGTCACGATCACCACGAGGTTGTTCAGCACCGGCGCCCACGTGGGCAGGCCGAACACGTGCCGGGTGTTGAGCACCGCGCCGATCAGCGCGGACAGCCCGTAGAAGACGATGCCCGGCAGCACCAGGTAGGCGAACGCGGTGACCAGCTCGGGCTTGGCGTTGGGCGAGTCGATGAACAGCCCGGTCAGCAGCGGCGCGCAGGCGACCGCGATGATCGTGCCGATGCCCAGGACCACCGCGGACATCGTGATCATCCACTGGGCGTAGGACTCGCCGCGGTCGCCGTCCTCCTTCTCGGCGCGCACCAGCAGCGGGATGGCCACGCTGGTCAGCACGCCGCCCAGCAGCAGCTCGTTGATCATCGTCGGCAGCGTGGTGGCGACCTGGTAGGAGTCGTTGAGCGCGTCGACGCCGAGGATCGTGATCAGCAGCAGCTTGGACAGCAGCCCGGAGGCGCGGCTGACGATCGTGGCGATGGCCATCGAACCGCCGGCGCGCGCCAGCGACGGGCCCTGCGGCTGCTCCTGCGTCACCGTGGTTGTTCCGCTCAACTCGTGCTCGACCTCTCCGGTGGCGTTACCCCGCTCGCGTCGTTCGGCACCTGCGCGGAGGCGGCCCGGGCGGCGCGCACCCGACGGTAGATGCGCCGGGCGGACAGCAGCACCAGCGCGGCGCCCGCCAGGCACGTGATGACGACGGTGATGGTGCCGTACGCCGAGGACGACACCTCCAGCCGCGCCCGTTCGCCCAGCTCGACGCCGCTGGTGGTGACCAGGCGGACGTGCACCGGGAACCGCCCCGACCGCTGCACCTCCACCGGTACCCGCACCAGCCGGTCGCCACGCGCGGGCAGCTCGATGTCGGTCAGGTCCCTGGCCACGATGCCCGGTGTGTCCTCGATCACGATCCGCACCGTGATCCGGACGTCGAGCCGGTTCTTGATGGACAGCGGGATGGGGCTGTCGCCCGAGCCGAGCAGGATCGGGCTGTTCGGCTCGGTCACCGTGACCTGCTCGCGCAACCCGTCGATCTGCTCGCGGGCCAGCCCCAGCGCGGCCCGCGCGCCGTCCTCGTCGCCGCGCCACGCGCCCGACACCGCGCGCAGCAGCGACAGCCGCAGCGGGGCGACCAGGTCGGCGGGCTCGGCGGACTCCGCGTCCGGCTGGCTCATCGACTCCGACAGCTGGTGCAACCGGAGCCACGAGTCGGAGACCGCGGCGGTCACGGTCGGCGGCACCTCGCGGGCGCCCGCCTCGACCGGGTAGCTCAGCGCGGCGGTCTGCGCCGGCGGCGACGCCAGCAGCGTCTCGAGGCCGACGGGGGTCGCGAACCCGTCCGCGACCAGGGACTTCGCCGCGCGCAGCAGCGTGTCGACCTCGCCGGTCGGCGCGTTCCACCGGCGTGGCGGCGCGATGACCACGTTCTGGCCGGTGCTCTGGAACCCGGCCCGGAACGTGAGCGCGGCCAGCGCGTTCTGCACCGACACCGGCCGGGTCTCGCTCGGCGTGGTCACGCCCGCGACCGGCCGGGCCGTCGCCGCGCCCTGCAGCGCGTCGGACACCATGCCGTCGACGCGCACCGCCGTGACCGGCTTGCCCTCGGCCACGTCGAACCGCACCGGTCCCGTGCCGGGGGTGCCCGCGACGGCCGACTGGTCGAGCACCAGGGACGTGACGCCCCGACCGGTCAGGCCGGCCAGCGTCGCCTGGTCGAGCACGCCCTCCTCGGGCCAGGTCAGGCCCTGCGTCGGCTGCACGCCGAGGACCTCGCGGACCACCTCCGCGCCGGCGAGCGCGAGGTCGCCCAGGCCGGTGAGCTCGGCGCGGGTCAGCGCGACCAGGTCGGCGTCCGCGTCGGGCAGCGCGATCACGCACCGGCCGGCGGCCACCAGGCGCAGCCGGTCGCGCCACAGCTCGGCCGCGCTCTTGCCCTTGCCCGCGCCCTGGCCGCGCACCTCGTAGCCCTGGGTCATCGCCTCGACCGTGCGCAGCAGGTCGGGGTCCACGGCCAGGCACACGCCGGCGCCCAACGGGCCGGTCAGCGCCGACTCGTAGGCCATGAGCAGGCCGTACAGCCGTCCGCCCATGGCCAGCGAGCCCGCCAGCTCGTCGTCGGTGAGCACGGTCGGGCTGCCGGTGACGACGCGCGGCCGGTCCGCCAGCGGCCACAGCAGGGTGATCTTGGCGGGGGTGGCCGGCGGGGTCGGCGCCTGGCCGCCGGGCATCGCGAGCACCGGCAGCAGGGTGCTCAGCGCGGCCAGCCGGGCCCGCCCGCCGTAGGCCGGGACGCCGTTGATGTTGGCCAGGATCGGGTAGATGCCCGGTTCGGTGACCTGCAGCGACGTGGGGTCGTTCCCGCGCAGGGGCACGGTCAGCCGGAACGGCTTCGACTCGTTCTGCTCCAGGCGGTCGGCGACCCGGGTGAACCTGGGCTGGACGACCTCGGCGTCGGTCGGCTCGCGCAACGCCTTGCGGACCTCGTCCTCGCCGGTCAGCGGCTGGCCGCGCTCCAGGCGCAGCTCGATCTCCTCGATCGGCCGGTCGCCGACGTTGACGACCTTGCCCGAGATGGTGATCGAGTCCGGCCCGTCCGCGGTGATCACGCGGGGGGTCATCTCCTCGACGTCCAGGCGCAGCCACACCTGCGACTGCTGGCCCGGTTGGCTGGACAGCGCCCTGGTCGCCCACACCTGGGTGGCGGGCGCCGGTCGGACGGGCAGCCGCCCGGTGTCGACGGGCGCGGCGGACGCCGCGGACGCCGTCGACACGAGGAGGACCCCCGCCGCCGCTAGTGCGGACAGCAGCCGTTTCACGCGGACTCCGCTCCGTCCGTCTGGTACTCGGAGAGCAGTTCGGCGGCTCGGCGCACGAGTCGACGCTCGTCCGCGTAGGCGAGCCGGTCGTCCAGCTCGCCAAGGGGCACCCACGCCACCTCGGTGACCTCCACGTCTTCGTCGGAAAGCTCGCCGCCCAGCGCTTCCAGGAGGAAGTGGTGGACGGTCTTGTGCACCCGCCGGTCCTCGGCGACGAACCAGTAGTCGATCGAGCCGAGCGGGCGCAGGACCTTGCTATGAATACCGGTCTCCTCCGCGACCTCGCGCACCGCGGTCTGTTCCGCGGTCTCGCCGGCCTCGATGTGACCCTTCGGCAACGACCACAACAGCCGGCCGCGCCGGTCGAGCCGCCCGATGATCGCGGCGACGTGCTGCTCGAAGTCCAGCACCAGTCCGCCCGCCGAGGTCTCGTCGACGGTCTTCAGCCGCCGACCGCGACGCCGGTTCCGGCGCCTCGGCTTGGGACCGCCGGAGCGACCGGACGACTGGGGCATGCCCTGATGGTAGTGGCGACCAGCGGGTACCGGACGTGACCGCCCGGTGGCGGCCGGTGATCGACTACGGGCGACTCGTTCGGACCGGGGACCGCCGACCAGTAGGCTGGCTGCTCGTGTCCGGACCCACCGCCCCCGCCGCCACTCCTGCCGGGCAGGACAATGCCGTGGTGGAACTGCTGAGCGCCCTCCCCGTCGCCGAGGAACTGGCCGCCCGCTTCGCCGGCGCCGGTCACCGCCTGTACCTGGTGGGCGGCAGCGTGCGGGACGCCGTGCTCGGTCGGCTGTCCGGCGACCTCGACTTCACCACCGACGCCCGGCCGCCGCAGGTCATGGCGCTGCTCAAGGGCTGGGCGGACGCGATCTGGGACACCGGCATCGCGTTCGGCACGGTCGGCGCGACCAAGCACGGGCAGACCGTCGAGGTCACCACGTTCCGCGCCGACAGCTACGACGGCGTCACCCGCAACCCCGAGGTGACCTTCGGCGACAGCATCGAGGGCGACCTGGTCCGCCGCGACTTCACCGTCAACGCGATGGCCTACGACGTGGTGAACCGGCAGCTCATCGACCCCACCGGCGGGCGCGAGGCGCTGCGGGCCAGGACCCTGGACACCCCCGCGACGCCGCAGGAGTCGTTCTCCGACGACCCGCTGCGGATGCTGCGCGCGGCCCGGTTCGTGTCCCAGCTCGGCTTCACCGTCGCGCCGCGCGTGCTCGACGCGATGGCGGCCATGGCGGGCGAGCTGACCCGCATCACCGCCGAGCGCGTGCAGGTCGAGGTGTCCAAGCTGCTCACGGGCGCGCACCCGCGGGCGGGCGTGGAGCTGATGGTCGAGTCGAAGCTGGCCGACGTGGTGCTGCCCGAGCTGCCCGCGATGAAGCTGGAGATCGACGAGCACCACCAGCACAAGGACGTGTTCCACCACTCGCTGGTCGTGCTCGACCAGGCCGTCGACCTGGAGGACGGGCCCGAGCCGGACCTCGTGCTGCGGCTGGCGGCGTTGCTGCACGACATCGGCAAGCCGGGCACCCGGCGGTTCGAGGAGGGCGGCGGCGTCTCGTTCCACCACCACGAGGTGGTCGGCGCGAAAATGGTCCGCAAGCGTTTGCGCGCCTTGAAGTACTCGAAGGAGATCGTCGAGGACGTCGCCCAGCTCGTGTACCTCCACCTGCGCTTCCACGGCTACGGCAGCGGCGAGTGGACCGACTCGGCGGTGCGCCGGTACGTCACCGACGCCGAGCACCTGCTCCCCCGCCTGCACAAGCTGGTCCGCGCCGACTGCACCACGCGCAACCGGCGCAAGGCCAACGCGTTGCAGCGGACCTACGACGACCTGGAGCGCCGCATCGAGCGCATCGCCGCCGAGGAGGACCTCAAGCGGGTCCGGCCCGACCTCGACGGCAACGAGATCATGCGGCTGCTGGGCGTGCCACCGGGGCCGGTGGTCGGCAGGGCGTGGAAGTTCCTGAAGGAGCTGCGCCTGGACCGCGGTCCGCTCGACCACGACGAGGCGGTCGCGGAGTTGCTCGCGTGGGCCCGCGCGGAGGGCGTCCAGCCGCCCGGTGACTGACACCAAGTGACCAATCTCGAACTTGGGCTTGGCCAGTGACAGCCCGTTGCGGGACCATGACTGTGTGCGTCAGACGCGCACTGGGGGTGGTGTCGTATGAACGCTTGGGGATTGTCCGAGGGGGGCACCCGGGCACAACAGGGCCTGGACGAGCTGTCCGACCGGCAGCGGGCCGTGCTCCGCTGCCTGGCCAGGGGGCTCGCGGACCACGAGATAGCGCGGGTGCTGGCGCTGAGCCAGCACCAGGTGGGGGCGGTGGTGTCGGAGATCCTGCGGGCGTTGAACCTGCGCGACCGGATGGCCGCGGTGGTCTACGCCCACGAGACGGGCATCATCCGCCTGCCCCTGCCGCGTTGACCTGCCGCTGCTCCGCGGCCGGCGGCGACCTCGCGAATCAGCGGTGGGTGGCCGCCGACGTGCGCTTGTCGAGCAGCAGGTAGCCGAGCAGGCCGAGCAGGTAGGCCACCGTCGCGGCGACCACGAGGCCCGGGGACCGACCGTCCAAGGGCACGACGGCCGCCGCGGCGGTGACGGCTGCCACCTGCGTGACGTTGAACAGCGTGTCGTACAGGGCGAACACCCGGCCGCGGACCTCGTCGCCGATGTCGCCCTGCACGGCCGCGTCCACGCACAGCTTCACCACCTGGCCCGCGAAGGTCAGCACGAACGACGCGGCCAGGATGGTGGGCAGCAGCATGGGCAGGCCGAGGCCGAGCTGGGTGGCCGCGGCCAGCACGAGCGCGGCGCAGACCGTGCCGCGCCGGCCGAGCAGGTCCACCAGCCGGTCGGTCACGAGCCCCGCCAGCAGGATGCCCGCGCCACCGGCGACGGCGACCTCGCCGAGCCCCGCCAGGCCCGCCTTGAACGGCCCGTGGTCGGTGAACGTGTGGCGCATCAGCAGCAACGTCAGCAGCAGCGACGCGCCGAACGCGAGCCGGTGCGCGAGCAGCGCCACCAGGGCGGCGGCGACGGTGGGCGCGCGCCACGCGGCCCGCGCGCCGTCCAGCAGGCCCAGGGCGACCGCGGTGACCGTCCGGCGGGGCTCGTCCACCTCGTCGGGTCCGAGCGCGCCACGGGCGAAGCGGGAGGCCAGGAAAGCGGCGCCGAGCGAACCCGCGACCGCGACGGCCGTGGTCCACGCCGAGCCGTCGTCACCGGAGCCGAAGAGCGACCGCAGCCCCACCGCGCACCCCGCGCCGAGCACGGCGGTCAACGCGCCGAGCGTGGTGACGAACGCGTTCGCCTCCACCAGGTGGTCGCCGTCCACCACGTGCGGCAGGGACGCGGACAGGCCGGAGCCGACGAACCGGCTCACCCCCGTGACGAACAGCGCCGAGGCGTACAGCGGCACGCCGTCGAGCCCGAGCCCGACGGCCGTCGCGGTCAGCACGACGAAGACCGCGCGCGTGAGGTTCGCCACCACCAGCACGCGGCGGCGGTCCCACCGGTCCAGCAGGGCCCCCGCGAACGGGCCGACGATCGAGTACGGGAGCAGCAGCACGGCGAACCCGGCCGCCACCGCGAGCGGGTCGGCGTGGCGCTCGGGGTTGAACAGGACCGCGCCCGCGAGGCCGGCCTGGAACAGCCCGTCGCCCCACTGGGCGGCCAGCCGCGAGGCCAGCAGCCTGCGGAAGTCCGCCAGCGCGAGGAGTTTCCGGACACCGAGGTGGTGCTTCGCCGCGGTGGTGCCGGCAGTGGTCACGGTGGTGAGCCTATGCCTCCGGGGCCGCGAACCACGAAGGCCGGACCCTGGTGGGTCCGGCCTCCCTGGCGCCAGGCGCCCGGTCGCCTCTCGGCGGGTGGCACTACGCGGCTCCAGCCGGACGGTATTCCGCGTAGGCGTTTCAGTGGGCCCGGGGGACTCGATGGCGCCTGACGTTCACTGCAACGAACACGGTAACCCGGATGTTCCTGCCCGGCGGGATCCGCCGCGTCCACGCGGTGCGCGTGCTGCGTCGCCGGGCGCCCGGCCGTCGTCTGGGATCATGCGTGGTGTGCGCCCTGATGCCGACGTCGAACCGGGTTCCCTGCTGGTCGCGGCACCGAGTCTGACCGACCCCAACTTCCGCCGGACGGTGGTGTACGTCATCGACCACCGGGACGAAGGCAGCCTCGGCGTGGTGCTGAACCGCCCGAGCGAGGTCGCCGTCCACGACGTGCTGCCCGCGTGGGGGCCGCACGTGAGCAGGCCGCAGGCCGTCTACATCGGCGGGCCGGTGGAGCAGAAGACGGCGCTGTGCCTGGCCGCGCTGCGCACCGGGGAGGACCTGGCGTCACTCGACGGTGTGGTCGGCGTGCACGGACCGGTGGCGCTGGTCGACCTGGACGCCGACCCGGACGCGCTGGTGGCGAAGGTGCGCGGGATGCGCGTGTTCGCCGGCTACTCCGGCTGGGGCGAGGGCCAGTTGGGCAACGAGGTGGCGCGCGGCGACTGGATCGTCGTGAAGGGCCTGCCCGACGACGTGCTCACGCCGCCGAACGTCGACCTGTGGGGCCGGGTGCTGCGCCGTCAGGGCATGCCGACGGCGCTGATGGCGACGTTCCCGACGGACATCCGGCGGAACTAGGCGCGGGTCAGCACGCTGCAACCGCCACCCGTGCCCGAGCACGCGCAGCCGCCGCAGCCGGCCGGGGCCTGCTCCGGCAGCGCCTCGGCGGCCCGGTGGCCGAGCACGCCGCCCGCGCCCGCGACCACGATGCTGCCGACCAGCCCGACCAGGCCGATGACCAGCGACAACGCCGGGTTCACAGCCGCCGCGACGGCCGCCACGAGAGCGATGGCGCCCGCGGCCGCGTTCGGCACGCCGGCGATCTTGTTGGCCAGCGCGAAGGTCTCGTCGTCACGCAGGGTGGCCTTGGTGCGCACCCCGAAGAAGCGGTTGCGCTGGAGTCGGCCACGCACGCCGAGCAAGCCGATGGTCGCGAACGCGACACCGATCAGACCCAGCACCACAGGCAGCACGATGTTCACGCTGACGAGGGTAGGCCGGTCCTCCGACCCAGGTCGGGCCGGCCCCGCCTTCACCGGCCGGTCGCGGTCGTTCACCCGGTTCACCGGGGTTGCGCTGCGCTGATACCGTTGACGGCATGAGCAAGGCCCGCCTGCTCCTTAGCTAGCCGCGCAGACCTCGTCAACCAGGTCCGCGCGGCAACCCCTCACGCCCTTCCGGGCTGGGGGGTTTCGTCATGTCAGGGGCAGGTACCGATGGAGAGGGACATCCCGATGAGCACCGACGCGGCGGACGCGACGCCCGCCTACCGCTACACCGCCGAGCTGGCGGGGGAGATCGAGCGGCGCTGGCAGCGGCACTGGGAGGAGCAGGGCACCTTCCACGCGCCGAACCCGGTCGGGCCGCTCAAGGGCGACGTGCCCGCGGACAAGCTGTTCGTGCAGGACATGTTCCCCTACCCGTCGGGCGCGGGCCTGCACGTGGGCCACCCGCTGGGCTTCATCGGCACCGACGTGTTCGCCCGGTACCACCGGATGAACGGCCGCAACGTGCTGCACACGATGGGCTTCGACGCGTTCGGCCTGCCCGCCGAGCAGTACGCCGTGCAGACCGGGCAGCACCCGCGCAAGACCACCGAGGACAACATCCAGACCTACCTGCGGCAGATCCGCAGGCTGGGCCTGGGCCACGACGAGCGCCGCCGGATCTCCACCATCGACCCGGGCTACTACAAGTGGACCCAGTGGATCTTCCTGCAGATCTTCAACTCCTGGTACGACCCGGCGGCGGGCAGGGCGCGGCCGATCGCGGAGCTGGAGGCGCAGTTCGCCGCGGGCGAGCGGGCCACGCCGGACAAGCCGTGGGCGGAGATGTCCCGCCCGGAGCGGGAGAAGCTGCTGGGCCGGTACCGCCTGGTGTACCTGTCCGAGGCGCCGGTGAACTGGTGCCCCGGCCTGGGCACGGTGCTGGCGAACGAGGAGGTCACCGCGGACGGCCGCAGCGAGCGCGGCAACTTCCCGGTGTTCCGGCGCTCGCTGCGCCAGTGGATGATGCGGATCACCGCCTACTCCGACCGGCTGATCGACGACCTGGACCGGCTGGACTGGCCGGACAAGATCAAGGCGATGCAGCGCAACTGGATCGGGCGCTCGCACGGCGCCCGGGTCAGGTTCGAGGTCGGGCGCGCGGACGCGGGCGCCGTCGACGTCGAGGTGTTCACCACCCGGCCCGACACCCTGTTCGGCGCGACGTACCTGGTGCTGGCGCCCGAGCACCCGCTGGTGGACGTGATCACGTCCGCCGGGCAGGCCGACGCGGTCGCCGCGTACCGCGCCGAGGTCTCGCGCAAGTCCGAGCTGGACCGGCAGGAGAACAAGGAGAAGACCGGCGTCTTCACCGGCGCGCACGCGACGAACCCGGTCAACGGCGCCCGCATCCCGGTGTACGTCGCGGACTACGTGCTGATGGGCTACGGCACCGGCGCGATCATGGCGGTGCCCGGCCAGGACCAGCGCGACTGGGACTTCGCCAAGGCGTTCGACCTGCCGATCGTCCGGACCGTGCAGCCGCCGGAGGACTTCGACGGCGAGGCGTACACCGGCGCCGGCCCGGCCGTGAACTCCAGCCACGAGAGCAGCGTCAGCCTGGACGGCCTGGACGTCGACGAGGCCAAGACGAAGATCATCGCCTGGCTGGAGGAGCAGGGCCGCGGCCAGGGCACGGTGCAGTTCAAGCTGCGCGACTGGCTGTTCTCCCGGCAGCGGTACTGGGGCGAGCCGTTCCCGATCGTGTACGACGAGGACGGCACGCCGATCGCCGTGCCGGAGTCGATGCTGCCGATCGAGCTGCCCGACGTCGACGACTACTCGCCGCGGACGTTCGACCCGGAGGACGCGGACTCCGAGCCGTCGCCGCCGCTGTCGCGCGCCGAGGACTGGGTCGCCGTCGAGCTGGACCTGGGCGACGGGCCCAAGCGGTACCGGCGCGAGACCAACACCATGCCCAACTGGGCCGGTTCGTGCTGGTACCAGCTGCGGTACGTGGACCCGACGGAGTCCGAGCGGTTCGTCAACGCGGAGAACGAGCGGTACTGGCTGGGCCCGCGCGCGGAAGAGCACGGCGCGTCCGACCCCGGTGGCGTCGACCTGTACATCGGCGGCGTGGAGCACGCGGTGCTGCACCTGCTGTACGCGCGGTTCTGGCAGAAGGTGCTGTTCGACCTGGGCCACGTGTCCGGTGACGAGCCGTACCGGCGGCTGTTCAACCAGGGCTACATCGAGGCCTACGCCTACACCGACGCGCGCGGCTCCTACGTGCCCGCCGAGCTGGTCGAGGAGCGCGACGGCAAGCACTTCTACGAGGGCGAAGAGGTGCGCCGCGAGTACGGCAAGATGGGCAAGAGCCTGAAGAACGTGGTCACGCCGGACGACATGTGCGAGAAGTACGGCGCCGACACGTTCCGGCTGTACGAGATGTCGATGGGCCCGATGGACGTCTCGCGGCCGTGGGCGACCAAGGACGTCGTCGGCGCGCAGCGGTTCCTGCAGCGGCTGTGGCGCAACCTGGTCGACGAGACCACGGGCGAGCCGCGGGTCACCGACGAGGAGCCGGGCGAGGACGCGCTGCGGCTGCTGCACAAGACGATCGCCGGCGTGCACGACGACTTCGCGAACCTGCGCTACAACACGGCGGGCGCGAAGCTGATCGAGCTGAACAACCACGTCACCAAGCACTTCCCGGGCGGCGCGCCACGCGTGCTGGCCGAGCCGCTGGCGCTGATGCTGGCGCCGCTGAGCCCGCACGTCGCCGAGGAGCTGTGGGCGAAGCTGGGCCACGGCGACTCGCTGGCCCACGGCCCGTTCCCGGCGGCGGAGGAGAAGTACCTGGTCGAGGACACGGTGGAGTACCCGATCCAGGTCAACGGCAAGGTGAAGGCCCGGGTGGTCGTGTCCGCGTCCGCGTCGTCGGACGAGGTGCGGGCGGCGGCGCTGGCCGAGGGGAAGGTGGCCGAGCTGCTGAACGGCGGCACGCCGCGCAAGGTGATCGTCGTGCCGGGCCGCCTGGTCAACGTGGTGCTGTAACCGTTCCGCGGCCGGCGGGGTTCACCGGCAGCGGGGTTCACGGACGGGGCAACTGGGCGGCCACTTCGGTCATCGCGTCGAGCAGGTCCGGCTCGACGTGCCCGGTTGCCGGTTCGGACTCGGCGATCGTGATCGTGGTGTCCTTGATCTCCGACCAGTAGTGCGCGGCGGTGAAGTGGACGTCCGGCAGGCCGACCACGCCGCCGGGCAGCGGTTTCACGTCGCCGGAGCCGGCGACGTCGATGACCCGGTCGAACTGCCTGGCCTGGTTGCGGCCCGGGAAGGTCACCCACACCACCGACACCAGGGCCGCGTTGCCCGCCTGGTCGCCGACGGCGAGCAGGAGGCGGTCCAGCGACGTGCACGGCGTGGCGGCGAAGAAGTCGCGCACCTGGCCGAACGAGTTCTCCAGGCAGTCGAGCTCCTGCTTGACCGCCTGCTTGCTGATCCCGACCCCGAGGTGGCCCATCGCGCCTTCGGCGTCCCCGCCGCGCGCCGCGCG
It contains:
- a CDS encoding response regulator transcription factor; translation: MNAWGLSEGGTRAQQGLDELSDRQRAVLRCLARGLADHEIARVLALSQHQVGAVVSEILRALNLRDRMAAVVYAHETGIIRLPLPR
- a CDS encoding CCA tRNA nucleotidyltransferase; the protein is MSGPTAPAATPAGQDNAVVELLSALPVAEELAARFAGAGHRLYLVGGSVRDAVLGRLSGDLDFTTDARPPQVMALLKGWADAIWDTGIAFGTVGATKHGQTVEVTTFRADSYDGVTRNPEVTFGDSIEGDLVRRDFTVNAMAYDVVNRQLIDPTGGREALRARTLDTPATPQESFSDDPLRMLRAARFVSQLGFTVAPRVLDAMAAMAGELTRITAERVQVEVSKLLTGAHPRAGVELMVESKLADVVLPELPAMKLEIDEHHQHKDVFHHSLVVLDQAVDLEDGPEPDLVLRLAALLHDIGKPGTRRFEEGGGVSFHHHEVVGAKMVRKRLRALKYSKEIVEDVAQLVYLHLRFHGYGSGEWTDSAVRRYVTDAEHLLPRLHKLVRADCTTRNRRKANALQRTYDDLERRIERIAAEEDLKRVRPDLDGNEIMRLLGVPPGPVVGRAWKFLKELRLDRGPLDHDEAVAELLAWARAEGVQPPGD
- a CDS encoding SdpI family protein, with protein sequence MNIVLPVVLGLIGVAFATIGLLGVRGRLQRNRFFGVRTKATLRDDETFALANKIAGVPNAAAGAIALVAAVAAAVNPALSLVIGLVGLVGSIVVAGAGGVLGHRAAEALPEQAPAGCGGCACSGTGGGCSVLTRA
- a CDS encoding MFS transporter, coding for MTTAGTTAAKHHLGVRKLLALADFRRLLASRLAAQWGDGLFQAGLAGAVLFNPERHADPLAVAAGFAVLLLPYSIVGPFAGALLDRWDRRRVLVVANLTRAVFVVLTATAVGLGLDGVPLYASALFVTGVSRFVGSGLSASLPHVVDGDHLVEANAFVTTLGALTAVLGAGCAVGLRSLFGSGDDGSAWTTAVAVAGSLGAAFLASRFARGALGPDEVDEPRRTVTAVALGLLDGARAAWRAPTVAAALVALLAHRLAFGASLLLTLLLMRHTFTDHGPFKAGLAGLGEVAVAGGAGILLAGLVTDRLVDLLGRRGTVCAALVLAAATQLGLGLPMLLPTILAASFVLTFAGQVVKLCVDAAVQGDIGDEVRGRVFALYDTLFNVTQVAAVTAAAAVVPLDGRSPGLVVAATVAYLLGLLGYLLLDKRTSAATHR
- a CDS encoding YqgE/AlgH family protein, whose translation is MRGVRPDADVEPGSLLVAAPSLTDPNFRRTVVYVIDHRDEGSLGVVLNRPSEVAVHDVLPAWGPHVSRPQAVYIGGPVEQKTALCLAALRTGEDLASLDGVVGVHGPVALVDLDADPDALVAKVRGMRVFAGYSGWGEGQLGNEVARGDWIVVKGLPDDVLTPPNVDLWGRVLRRQGMPTALMATFPTDIRRN